A genomic stretch from Sulfobacillus thermosulfidooxidans includes:
- a CDS encoding Fur family transcriptional regulator, giving the protein MNPSVRSLDLLRSSGLRITPQRLAVFESIAGLDHPAVDEIYDHLRHSHPGMSVATVYNTVERLVQEGLVRVIMVEGKRRYDLRLDHHDHLLCQVCHRLEDCPDDCPSAGMTVPQEFLVKGQTWQINQHTVILEGVCPQCMNSQP; this is encoded by the coding sequence ATGAACCCATCGGTTCGCAGTTTAGATCTTTTGCGTTCATCGGGACTCAGGATTACACCGCAGCGCTTGGCCGTCTTTGAAAGTATTGCCGGCCTGGATCACCCTGCAGTTGACGAAATTTATGACCATTTGCGTCATAGTCACCCGGGAATGAGTGTGGCTACCGTCTACAATACCGTGGAACGCTTGGTCCAAGAAGGGCTAGTGCGCGTCATTATGGTGGAAGGTAAAAGACGATATGATTTACGTCTGGATCACCATGACCACTTACTATGCCAAGTGTGCCATCGGTTGGAAGATTGTCCGGATGATTGTCCTTCGGCTGGGATGACGGTGCCCCAGGAATTTTTGGTCAAGGGACAGACATGGCAGATAAATCAACACACGGTGATTTTGGAAGGGGTTTGTCCGCAGTGTATGAACTCACAACCTTAA
- a CDS encoding rubrerythrin family protein, with protein sequence MPSLANTKTHANLKEAFAGESQANRRYLFFAQKADIEGRPEVAGLFRDVAEGETGHAFGHFEFLEEVGDPVTGVPVGSTEDNLKSAIEGETYEYTQMYPGFAKVAREEGFDEIAEWFETLARAEKSHAGRFTKGLAALED encoded by the coding sequence ATGCCATCATTAGCGAATACCAAGACCCACGCCAACTTAAAAGAAGCCTTTGCCGGAGAATCGCAGGCTAACCGCCGTTATTTATTCTTTGCTCAAAAAGCCGATATTGAAGGCCGCCCCGAAGTAGCTGGATTATTCCGTGACGTCGCTGAAGGAGAAACCGGTCACGCATTTGGACATTTTGAATTTTTGGAAGAAGTCGGAGATCCGGTCACAGGTGTTCCTGTCGGTAGCACCGAAGATAACTTGAAGAGTGCGATTGAAGGTGAAACATACGAATACACGCAAATGTATCCGGGATTTGCCAAAGTTGCCCGTGAAGAAGGGTTCGATGAAATCGCGGAATGGTTTGAAACTTTAGCACGAGCGGAAAAAAGTCATGCTGGGCGATTCACCAAGGGCCTTGCTGCACTCGAGGACTAA
- a CDS encoding amidohydrolase, which yields MWALTHVRIMDGSGLDIEDGGMLIDNGRIVDVSTHLQVPLHVKEVSGQGQLCLPGFIDAHSHIGLSTSGETLGNQDVNEATEAITADVRALDGINPHDPAISEALSQGVTTAFITMGSANVISGMGSVVHLWGETVEDMVIAPAAGMKAAMGENPIRVHGNLKHRPSSRPGVAAILREWLERARLYAQQSHVSYKDYDPRLEALAAVVRRDIPLRVHAHRADDILTALRIAREFHLNLVIDHGTEADLVIDQIKAAGVFVVTGPSFSARTKQELRHKGFHTPAALVQAGIVTAVASDHPVVPAEYLRLYAGLTMRQGLSFTQALSTITTAPAQILGMGDQLGQLKAGYRADFVLWKGNPLTDIQAEATAVYISGQSVLSS from the coding sequence ATGTGGGCATTAACACATGTTAGGATCATGGACGGCAGTGGGCTAGATATCGAAGATGGGGGAATGTTGATCGACAATGGGCGGATTGTGGATGTATCTACCCATCTTCAGGTTCCACTTCACGTGAAAGAGGTATCCGGACAGGGGCAGCTATGTTTGCCGGGATTTATTGATGCCCACAGTCATATTGGACTGAGCACCAGCGGTGAGACTTTAGGAAACCAAGATGTCAATGAGGCTACCGAAGCCATCACCGCTGACGTGCGGGCCTTAGATGGGATTAATCCCCACGATCCCGCGATTTCAGAGGCCTTATCGCAAGGAGTGACTACGGCGTTCATAACAATGGGTTCAGCCAATGTAATCAGTGGCATGGGCTCTGTTGTGCATTTATGGGGAGAGACCGTGGAAGACATGGTGATTGCCCCTGCAGCCGGAATGAAGGCAGCTATGGGAGAGAACCCTATTCGTGTGCATGGCAATTTGAAACACCGACCCAGTAGCCGGCCCGGAGTGGCGGCCATTTTGAGGGAATGGCTAGAAAGGGCCCGGTTATATGCCCAGCAAAGCCACGTTAGTTATAAAGATTATGATCCGCGTCTTGAAGCGCTAGCGGCTGTGGTCCGCCGGGACATTCCCTTACGGGTTCATGCGCACCGGGCAGATGATATCTTAACCGCCCTTCGCATTGCCCGTGAATTTCATCTCAATCTTGTCATCGATCACGGTACCGAGGCGGATTTAGTTATCGACCAAATTAAGGCGGCGGGCGTGTTCGTGGTGACAGGACCCTCTTTTTCCGCCCGAACCAAACAAGAGTTGCGCCACAAAGGATTTCATACACCAGCAGCATTAGTCCAGGCTGGAATCGTGACGGCGGTGGCTTCTGATCACCCTGTGGTGCCTGCTGAGTATCTGCGGCTTTATGCCGGCCTTACGATGCGCCAGGGATTAAGTTTTACCCAGGCCCTCAGCACCATCACCACAGCGCCGGCACAAATTTTAGGGATGGGTGATCAACTCGGGCAGTTGAAAGCCGGTTATCGAGCGGATTTTGTACTTTGGAAGGGAAATCCCCTGACCGATATTCAAGCAGAAGCCACGGCCGTCTATATTTCCGGGCAGTCCGTGTTGTCATCGTAG
- a CDS encoding uracil-DNA glycosylase translates to MYELTTLKVTECQRCPLSLGRTQIVNGSGCIKAALMFTGEAPGKAEDRLGVGFQGQAGKIFDAMLAYLGLRRDEIWLNNAVRCRPLQGQKNRTPRRDEIEACRPWLLQDVDQIAPRLIVTLGRISYESLTRHDDFAAMRGKPVTVPGLPSVFPLFHPAYLIYRREMRVVMCQDLTALIRYMDDNGIEHRPSEQLGFCLS, encoded by the coding sequence GTGTATGAACTCACAACCTTAAAAGTCACAGAGTGCCAACGGTGTCCTCTTTCTCTCGGTCGAACGCAAATTGTAAACGGATCAGGGTGCATTAAGGCTGCTTTAATGTTTACCGGGGAAGCTCCGGGAAAAGCCGAGGACCGTCTAGGAGTGGGATTCCAAGGGCAAGCAGGGAAAATTTTTGATGCTATGCTAGCCTATCTAGGGTTAAGGCGAGACGAGATTTGGCTTAATAATGCCGTGCGGTGTCGGCCGTTACAAGGCCAAAAGAACCGAACTCCCCGTCGCGACGAGATTGAAGCTTGTAGGCCATGGCTACTTCAAGATGTGGATCAGATCGCTCCACGCCTCATTGTGACTTTGGGCCGCATTTCCTATGAATCACTTACCAGACACGACGACTTTGCCGCCATGCGTGGCAAACCTGTAACAGTTCCTGGTCTGCCCTCTGTGTTTCCTTTGTTTCATCCGGCCTATCTCATTTACCGGCGGGAAATGCGTGTTGTGATGTGTCAAGATTTGACGGCCTTAATCCGCTACATGGATGACAACGGCATTGAACATCGGCCGTCCGAACAACTGGGATTTTGTCTGTCCTGA
- a CDS encoding type II toxin-antitoxin system PemK/MazF family toxin yields the protein MVVKRGDIFFADLSPVVGSEQGGIRPVLILQNDIGNRYSPTTIICAVTSQVFKTRLPIHVDLKAEESNLDRDSVILLEQIRTIDKRRLKERIAHLSPEVMNRVNQAIVISLGLTDL from the coding sequence ATTGTCGTGAAACGTGGTGACATTTTTTTTGCAGATCTCTCTCCTGTAGTAGGATCGGAGCAAGGCGGCATACGTCCTGTGCTAATCCTGCAAAATGATATCGGTAACCGGTATAGTCCAACAACCATAATTTGTGCGGTTACCTCACAGGTTTTTAAGACACGGTTACCGATTCACGTGGATCTGAAAGCTGAGGAATCTAATCTCGACCGGGATTCGGTCATCTTGTTAGAACAGATTCGAACGATTGATAAACGCCGACTAAAAGAGCGCATTGCGCATTTAAGTCCTGAAGTGATGAACCGAGTCAATCAAGCCATCGTCATAAGTTTAGGCTTGACCGATTTGTAA
- a CDS encoding gamma-glutamyl-gamma-aminobutyrate hydrolase family protein, whose protein sequence is MSTLQLTKPLIGISVSREIGSDNVPRDFLRASYLHAIQLAGGIPILLPNIPESQEALKVCHGLLLTGGGDYDPACYGQSDKGTKWDGVSADRDETELLLIRTAFDLAMPVFGICRGIQALAVAGNGSLIQDIATTYPDSLLHHHQSAPRSYPTHQVTVDKSSRLASIVGTEQVQVNSFHHQAVDKVPKNWVVNAHAEDGLIEGIELPQYPFAIGVQWHPEDLVDNFGEARQLFISFVQAARQYQEANY, encoded by the coding sequence GTGTCGACGCTGCAGCTAACGAAGCCCTTAATCGGGATTTCTGTTTCACGAGAAATCGGTTCGGATAATGTGCCGCGTGACTTCCTGCGTGCCAGTTATCTTCATGCCATACAATTGGCAGGTGGCATCCCCATATTATTGCCCAATATCCCTGAGAGCCAAGAAGCCTTAAAAGTCTGCCATGGCCTGCTGTTGACTGGCGGGGGCGATTATGATCCGGCATGTTATGGGCAATCCGATAAGGGAACGAAATGGGATGGAGTCTCTGCGGACCGGGATGAAACGGAATTGCTATTAATTCGTACGGCCTTCGATTTAGCAATGCCGGTATTTGGGATTTGCCGGGGTATTCAGGCCCTAGCTGTGGCCGGCAATGGTTCCTTGATTCAAGATATTGCTACAACCTATCCGGACTCATTATTGCACCATCATCAATCGGCGCCGCGTTCTTATCCCACTCATCAGGTGACGGTGGACAAATCGAGTCGTCTCGCCAGCATTGTAGGCACTGAACAAGTACAGGTAAATTCGTTTCACCACCAAGCCGTCGACAAGGTACCGAAAAACTGGGTGGTTAATGCCCATGCTGAAGATGGACTGATTGAAGGGATTGAATTGCCGCAATATCCCTTCGCTATCGGTGTGCAATGGCATCCCGAAGATTTGGTCGATAACTTTGGGGAGGCTCGTCAATTATTCATATCGTTTGTGCAAGCGGCACGACAATATCAGGAGGCAAACTATTAG
- a CDS encoding DUF3501 family protein has product MRPLTREDIVPNEIYEQTRDQFRRRIIDIKKVRRVDIGPRISVVFENRDTMRFQVQEMCRIEHITQPELIQQELDIYNDLLPLGYAIGATLLIALSQEDNMPEILRQLSGVEEQVYLQTDKFRIHAQAELGRSTEEKTSAVHYLTFTFTKEQVQQFAESENNTVAIHHPHYDYVVALPEVTKASLLADLIQERGNL; this is encoded by the coding sequence ATGAGACCTTTGACCCGAGAAGACATTGTGCCCAATGAGATATATGAACAAACGCGGGATCAATTCAGGCGCCGGATTATTGACATCAAAAAAGTCCGGCGGGTCGACATTGGTCCTAGAATTTCCGTGGTCTTTGAAAATCGCGACACGATGCGTTTTCAAGTCCAGGAAATGTGCCGTATTGAACACATCACCCAACCGGAATTGATTCAACAGGAATTAGATATCTATAACGATTTGCTTCCCTTGGGATATGCTATCGGTGCCACCTTGTTGATTGCACTGAGTCAAGAAGACAATATGCCAGAAATTTTACGGCAGCTATCGGGTGTTGAAGAACAGGTATATTTGCAGACCGACAAATTTCGAATTCATGCACAAGCCGAACTCGGGCGGTCAACTGAAGAAAAGACCAGTGCTGTTCATTATTTGACGTTTACCTTTACGAAGGAACAAGTTCAACAATTCGCCGAATCCGAGAACAATACGGTTGCGATTCACCATCCGCATTATGACTATGTGGTGGCACTGCCGGAAGTGACGAAAGCATCATTGTTAGCGGACTTGATTCAAGAACGGGGAAATCTATGA
- a CDS encoding CopG family ribbon-helix-helix protein → MGILEENRRVIVRLPHHLVDALDKMADGEGRHRSEVIRESVEFYLAEQRKQQLRQELIQGYQELGSLNAALAEEHWEYAGYSRE, encoded by the coding sequence GTGGGCATTTTGGAAGAAAACCGTCGCGTGATAGTGCGTTTGCCCCATCATTTGGTGGACGCATTAGATAAGATGGCGGACGGAGAAGGACGTCATCGAAGCGAAGTGATTCGCGAAAGCGTCGAGTTTTATCTTGCAGAACAGCGTAAGCAGCAACTCCGGCAGGAACTGATTCAAGGTTATCAGGAACTTGGCTCGCTCAACGCGGCCCTCGCGGAAGAACACTGGGAATACGCCGGATATTCTAGGGAGTAA
- a CDS encoding asparaginase, whose amino-acid sequence MAEKAVEILRGKMVESRAFADVAVVDSLGHIRFWLGNPERPTFWRSSAKPFQALPVILSGAMERYHFSSEDVAIICASHGGEEAHVRQVSSLLERIGASGEDLACGVHPPSDQASWRSLLETGQEPTILHNNCSGKHTGMLTLARMLDAPLAGYEKSDHPVQRKIRQAISLMTDIPEMDLITGIDGCSVPTFYLPLARMALAYARLVDPRGLPEDIQAATAVIAEAMRLHPYLVSGTGRLEVTLAEATHHRFVAKGGAEAVFCLGIPEKGLGLAVKIDDGMSRTIPPVVIHALEDMGILSAQELMALSEVRVPILRNHRGLEVGRITPTFHLHRGKILCGH is encoded by the coding sequence ATGGCAGAAAAAGCAGTCGAGATCCTTCGCGGTAAGATGGTAGAAAGCCGCGCATTTGCAGATGTAGCAGTCGTTGATAGTTTAGGACATATTCGTTTTTGGCTGGGGAATCCCGAACGCCCCACATTTTGGCGGTCGAGCGCGAAACCGTTTCAAGCACTGCCCGTAATTTTGTCGGGGGCGATGGAACGGTATCATTTTTCTTCCGAAGATGTAGCGATTATTTGTGCGTCCCACGGGGGAGAGGAGGCCCACGTCCGGCAAGTGTCCTCGTTATTAGAGCGGATTGGCGCAAGCGGCGAGGATTTAGCGTGCGGTGTGCATCCTCCAAGTGATCAAGCATCTTGGCGGTCTTTATTGGAAACAGGTCAAGAACCGACGATTTTACACAACAACTGTAGTGGTAAGCATACGGGCATGCTAACCTTAGCACGCATGTTAGATGCCCCGTTAGCCGGTTATGAAAAGAGCGATCATCCTGTTCAACGCAAAATCCGCCAGGCTATCTCGCTTATGACCGATATTCCTGAAATGGATTTGATTACAGGTATCGACGGATGTAGTGTCCCGACCTTTTACTTGCCACTAGCCCGCATGGCTCTGGCTTATGCCAGGCTAGTCGATCCCCGCGGACTTCCTGAGGATATCCAGGCTGCTACCGCCGTTATCGCAGAAGCTATGCGCCTTCATCCATATTTGGTGAGTGGGACGGGACGTCTTGAGGTCACTTTAGCTGAAGCCACGCATCACCGGTTTGTGGCTAAAGGTGGTGCTGAAGCTGTCTTTTGTCTAGGAATTCCAGAAAAAGGACTAGGTTTAGCGGTTAAAATCGATGATGGCATGTCACGGACCATCCCTCCTGTTGTTATCCATGCGCTAGAAGACATGGGTATCCTATCAGCTCAAGAATTGATGGCACTCTCAGAAGTGAGGGTTCCCATTTTACGCAATCACCGCGGATTAGAGGTCGGACGCATAACGCCGACATTTCATTTACACCGGGGGAAAATCTTATGTGGGCATTAA
- a CDS encoding alpha/beta fold hydrolase has translation MDRRNERSFAHIFHFHRFTLFTTPKCPHLYNIHIFSFLQSSLLFGRRQVYNNDSLYKEATTITTDIIRQTSRWRGKGFSWFESGQGYPLVFLHGGGGTGKAFWHQIQYFSPSFRVIAPDMPGFGQSEWIDDVTSVEHIPHVLQRWFEILNISQCILGGNSMGGRVALSFAAHYPHMVSALIILDSVGVNLPGVPIINPLTLPPDQFMSGLVHDPQRYREFTPYRTLDDAKELNRGRQSFAKYLGSQGIVPDPDQNLNQITMPTLLIWGREDRIIPLEYGKALEKALPDAELVVFDGVGHLPHIEAPQLTNRSIAHFLERRLPQVF, from the coding sequence GTGGATCGTCGAAATGAGCGCTCGTTCGCCCACATCTTTCACTTTCATCGTTTCACCTTGTTTACGACGCCTAAATGTCCGCATCTCTATAATATCCATATCTTCTCTTTTCTACAGTCTTCCCTTCTCTTTGGTCGGCGACAAGTTTACAATAACGACAGCTTATACAAGGAGGCGACAACAATTACCACCGATATTATACGCCAGACGAGCCGTTGGCGTGGTAAAGGGTTTAGCTGGTTCGAAAGTGGTCAAGGTTATCCCCTCGTGTTTTTGCACGGTGGGGGTGGCACTGGCAAAGCCTTTTGGCACCAGATTCAGTATTTCTCTCCTTCGTTCCGAGTCATAGCCCCCGATATGCCCGGCTTTGGACAATCTGAATGGATTGATGACGTCACATCCGTTGAACATATTCCGCACGTTTTACAACGTTGGTTCGAAATTCTTAACATCTCCCAATGTATCTTAGGGGGAAATTCCATGGGAGGACGCGTGGCCCTATCCTTTGCCGCACACTATCCTCATATGGTATCAGCGTTAATTATCCTCGACAGTGTTGGCGTGAATTTGCCCGGTGTGCCGATAATCAACCCCTTAACTCTGCCCCCTGATCAATTTATGTCGGGTTTGGTTCATGATCCTCAGCGTTATCGCGAGTTCACTCCCTACCGTACCTTGGACGATGCCAAAGAACTGAACCGCGGGCGTCAAAGCTTTGCAAAATATTTAGGTTCTCAAGGCATTGTGCCGGATCCGGACCAAAATCTCAACCAGATCACGATGCCCACTTTGCTAATTTGGGGACGGGAAGACCGTATTATTCCCTTAGAATATGGCAAAGCATTAGAAAAGGCGTTACCGGATGCGGAACTCGTCGTCTTTGATGGGGTTGGCCATTTGCCTCACATTGAAGCTCCCCAATTAACTAACCGCAGCATTGCCCATTTTCTTGAACGCCGCCTCCCCCAGGTCTTTTAA
- a CDS encoding heterodisulfide reductase-related iron-sulfur binding cluster, giving the protein MEYNPNTDTYWDESALVQDMKTAFDICNGCRLCFSLCPSFPDLFKSVEAHDDNVDLLTDEELARPADLCYQCKLCYMKCPYIPPHRFDLDFPRLMLRSKAIRAKKNGMAPVDRFLGDPERIGRLGTAAPTLSNWSNQNPMMRQLMEKTIGIDHRRHLPKFAIMRFSTWALKRQKRLEETDVAIFSTCTVEYHEPGIGQAAMNVLSHNDVRATVPSNQRCCGMPALDGGDIAGAMERAKQNVSIFAPYAKAGKKILALQPTCAYVLKQEYPLLLGTDDAKAVSEATIDVTEYLAHMARRKQLKTDFKHGLGTVTYHLSCHTKAEGLRRSAKDLLSYIDGTTVNVVDRCAGIDGTWGLKAEFYDESQKVAAKLTEAFQKATGTTACSDCALAGLQIETVADRAPKHPVELLQAAYGLAGVDSLESED; this is encoded by the coding sequence GTGGAATATAATCCGAATACGGATACCTATTGGGATGAGAGTGCATTAGTCCAGGATATGAAAACCGCATTTGACATTTGTAATGGATGTCGGCTTTGTTTTAGCCTTTGTCCATCGTTTCCTGATCTCTTTAAATCGGTAGAAGCGCATGATGACAACGTGGACTTATTAACAGACGAAGAATTGGCACGGCCTGCAGATTTATGTTACCAATGTAAACTGTGTTATATGAAATGTCCCTATATCCCTCCGCACCGTTTTGATTTAGATTTTCCTCGCTTAATGCTGCGTTCAAAAGCCATTCGGGCCAAAAAGAACGGCATGGCACCAGTGGACCGCTTCCTTGGAGATCCGGAACGCATTGGGCGCTTAGGGACGGCGGCGCCGACATTGTCCAATTGGAGCAATCAAAATCCGATGATGAGACAATTGATGGAGAAAACCATTGGCATTGATCATCGCCGTCATCTTCCCAAATTTGCCATCATGCGGTTTTCGACGTGGGCTTTAAAGCGTCAAAAACGCCTCGAAGAGACCGATGTGGCGATATTTAGTACCTGCACCGTGGAATATCATGAACCGGGTATTGGCCAGGCAGCTATGAATGTGCTTAGCCACAATGACGTGCGCGCCACGGTCCCGTCAAACCAACGCTGTTGTGGAATGCCGGCACTAGATGGTGGAGATATTGCTGGCGCGATGGAACGTGCCAAACAAAATGTCTCTATTTTTGCACCCTATGCGAAGGCGGGCAAAAAAATTTTGGCTTTACAGCCTACTTGTGCCTATGTTTTGAAACAGGAATATCCCCTATTATTGGGAACGGATGATGCTAAAGCCGTCAGCGAGGCCACCATCGATGTTACGGAGTACTTGGCGCATATGGCACGACGCAAACAATTAAAGACAGATTTCAAACACGGTCTTGGCACGGTTACCTATCATTTGTCCTGCCACACCAAAGCCGAAGGGTTGAGGCGATCGGCTAAAGACCTGTTAAGTTATATTGACGGCACGACAGTGAATGTGGTGGACCGGTGTGCTGGCATCGACGGCACCTGGGGATTAAAGGCCGAGTTTTATGATGAGTCGCAGAAAGTCGCGGCCAAACTAACCGAAGCGTTTCAGAAAGCGACGGGTACGACTGCATGCTCTGATTGTGCCTTGGCCGGTTTACAAATTGAAACGGTCGCAGATAGGGCGCCTAAACATCCGGTCGAACTATTACAGGCCGCATATGGGCTGGCTGGTGTAGACAGTTTGGAAAGTGAGGATTAA
- the alr gene encoding alanine racemase, whose amino-acid sequence MRPTVATIHLDRLRKNVQWIRAQLNPHVKMMAVVKADAYGHGAHKVAEAALEAGAEFLGVALVEEGMALRRHGIRSPILVLGQVPMNQVTEAIAYDLDIVVFDPMTFDQAVRAGQFLHKPVKIHLKLDTGMGRIGLWPDYFDRTWIERLRNPAISFQGLMTHFANADAQDERGTKEQVQRFLDVLEICRENGLEPPFVHAANSAAALKMPGTQFNLVRIGIAMYGLEAYSPMPADLKPVLELTSQVVFIKTVDEGFAVGYGSTYITQEPMKIVTVPVGYADGYRRGLSNRAHVLIRGRRYPVIGRISMDQLTVGMGIDDPVAIGDPVVLIGEQGQESITADDLARLLDTIGYEIVSGLSPRIPRVYGN is encoded by the coding sequence ATGAGACCGACGGTCGCCACGATTCATTTAGATCGATTGCGTAAGAATGTGCAGTGGATACGAGCACAACTGAATCCTCATGTGAAGATGATGGCTGTCGTTAAGGCGGATGCCTATGGTCATGGTGCGCACAAAGTGGCGGAGGCGGCTTTAGAGGCGGGTGCAGAGTTTCTTGGTGTCGCTCTCGTTGAAGAAGGGATGGCGCTGAGACGTCATGGAATTCGATCACCCATCTTAGTGTTGGGGCAAGTTCCCATGAATCAAGTCACCGAGGCCATTGCCTATGACTTGGACATCGTCGTGTTTGATCCCATGACGTTTGATCAGGCCGTACGCGCTGGTCAATTTCTGCACAAGCCCGTAAAAATTCACTTGAAGTTAGATACTGGGATGGGACGGATTGGCTTATGGCCCGATTACTTCGACCGGACCTGGATAGAACGATTAAGAAATCCGGCCATAAGTTTCCAAGGCCTTATGACGCATTTTGCCAATGCTGATGCGCAAGACGAGCGAGGGACTAAAGAACAGGTCCAAAGATTTTTAGACGTCCTAGAGATATGTCGGGAAAACGGGCTTGAACCGCCTTTTGTGCACGCAGCCAATTCGGCAGCGGCGCTGAAAATGCCCGGGACTCAGTTTAATTTGGTCCGTATTGGGATTGCCATGTATGGATTGGAAGCCTATTCACCAATGCCCGCGGACTTAAAACCGGTATTGGAACTGACATCGCAAGTGGTTTTTATCAAAACAGTCGACGAAGGCTTCGCCGTGGGGTATGGCAGCACCTATATCACCCAGGAACCTATGAAGATTGTGACCGTGCCGGTAGGTTACGCCGATGGCTACCGCCGGGGACTGTCGAACCGGGCACACGTTTTGATCCGGGGACGGAGATATCCGGTGATTGGACGGATTTCCATGGATCAATTGACCGTAGGCATGGGCATAGACGATCCAGTGGCGATAGGCGATCCCGTGGTGCTGATTGGGGAACAAGGCCAAGAGAGTATTACGGCCGATGACTTGGCTCGTCTTTTAGATACGATCGGTTATGAGATTGTGAGTGGGTTATCACCAAGAATTCCCCGGGTTTATGGTAATTGA
- a CDS encoding phage holin family protein gives MMADELLHDNHAAHVAATFKTYEEAEDAVRKLIDREVPVQHISLVGKNFAIKEKPLGYTTISGVAKQGSKFGALWGGVLGLLMGFTIFFSPVAGPLILFGPLAYALATAVEGAVFGGLAGVLVGWGMKHEKAIDYQRSIEQGDYLVTVSGDPELVNRAYLLLKSMEPTHVDLFDPTEAAANS, from the coding sequence ATGATGGCTGACGAATTATTACATGATAACCACGCTGCGCATGTGGCGGCGACCTTTAAAACCTATGAAGAAGCTGAAGATGCGGTGCGTAAACTGATCGATCGTGAGGTTCCGGTTCAACATATTTCTTTAGTGGGAAAGAATTTTGCTATTAAGGAAAAGCCTTTAGGCTATACCACTATTAGTGGCGTTGCGAAACAAGGCAGTAAGTTTGGTGCCTTGTGGGGTGGAGTTTTAGGATTGCTGATGGGATTCACCATCTTTTTCAGCCCGGTAGCGGGGCCATTAATTTTATTCGGCCCGTTGGCTTATGCTCTGGCAACGGCTGTGGAAGGCGCTGTTTTTGGAGGTTTAGCGGGCGTTTTGGTCGGTTGGGGAATGAAACATGAAAAAGCCATTGATTATCAACGATCGATTGAACAAGGCGATTATTTGGTTACAGTGAGTGGCGACCCGGAGTTGGTGAACCGCGCTTATTTACTATTAAAGAGCATGGAACCGACGCATGTGGATTTATTTGATCCAACAGAAGCCGCGGCTAATAGCTAA